In Nostoc sp. CENA543, a single genomic region encodes these proteins:
- a CDS encoding aldo/keto reductase: MTLPTTKLGQTGLTVSRLVLGTMTFGLQTDEETSRRILDTAADAGINFLDTADVYPLGGGLATAGSTEEIIGRWLKGKREHFIVATKCVGKVGTAPWDQGASRKHILDAIDASLKRLGTDYVDLYQLHSDDASTPLDETLEALDTIVRAGKVRYIGVSNFLAYRLARALGRADVRNLTRFVSIQPRYNLLFREIERELLPLAKEEGLGVIPYNPLAGGLLTGKHNLSNGPTQGTRFTLGTAAERYQERYWRDRELNTVEELRTVAEFAGLSLTTLAVAWVLANPIITAPIIGASRPEQLTETLKAVEITLDDNLKQKLDNITSEYRKGDSLR; encoded by the coding sequence ATGACATTACCCACAACTAAACTTGGTCAAACCGGACTGACTGTTTCGCGCCTTGTTCTAGGGACAATGACCTTTGGATTGCAAACAGATGAAGAAACTTCTAGGCGCATCCTTGATACAGCCGCCGATGCTGGTATTAACTTTCTCGACACAGCCGATGTTTATCCTCTAGGGGGTGGACTAGCGACGGCTGGTAGCACCGAAGAAATCATTGGACGTTGGCTCAAAGGGAAACGGGAACACTTTATTGTAGCTACTAAGTGTGTGGGCAAAGTTGGGACTGCACCTTGGGATCAGGGTGCTTCTCGTAAGCATATTTTAGATGCAATAGATGCTTCCTTAAAAAGACTGGGAACTGATTATGTTGACTTGTATCAGTTGCATTCTGACGATGCTTCCACTCCCCTAGATGAGACACTAGAAGCCTTAGACACAATAGTGCGTGCTGGGAAAGTGCGTTATATCGGAGTTTCTAACTTCTTGGCTTACCGACTGGCTCGCGCCTTGGGTCGTGCTGATGTGCGAAATTTGACCCGTTTTGTTTCCATTCAACCCCGCTACAATTTGTTGTTTCGGGAAATTGAGCGAGAACTTCTACCCTTAGCTAAAGAGGAAGGCTTAGGTGTAATTCCTTACAACCCTTTAGCCGGAGGTTTACTGACAGGGAAACATAACTTGAGTAACGGCCCAACCCAAGGTACACGCTTCACTTTGGGGACTGCGGCCGAACGTTATCAAGAACGCTATTGGCGCGATCGCGAGTTAAATACTGTGGAAGAATTACGCACAGTAGCAGAATTTGCGGGATTATCGCTCACTACTCTTGCAGTGGCTTGGGTGTTGGCTAATCCCATTATTACTGCTCCTATTATCGGGGCTAGCCGTCCAGAACAACTCACTGAAACCCTCAAGGCTGTAGAAATTACACTCGACGACAATTTAAAGCAAAAGTTAGACAATATCACCAGCGAATACCGCAAGGGTGATTCTCTACGGTAG
- a CDS encoding exosortase-dependent surface protein XDP2, translated as MKTIFVKTIAIATGAVSLMMTLPAQAASFTAFSFKTNVTATPDPAGNLLNDPTRDVRLDSVEFNGRTINSFAVVNQAKILQNDTYTLADGSVFGVLHSGRGPNTINDNLVTEGPSKPNPTDQDIVSSLGNLNLNSILVTRENADKASIEVAFANPVNTFFFWERGGNPSGTVAGDSDLLVEALDDNNAVIASYKILRQNYTKADYNISTVVQPILNNGPFNIGSIGITLNGITTRTLRLTSSNNNGLIADVPNDNGPDFKVIAANVEAVPEPSVIMGVLLAGGLATLIKRKRIVTE; from the coding sequence ATGAAAACTATCTTCGTCAAAACGATCGCGATCGCTACAGGTGCAGTTTCTTTAATGATGACACTACCTGCTCAAGCAGCATCATTCACTGCATTTTCTTTTAAAACCAACGTCACGGCTACTCCTGATCCTGCTGGTAATCTGCTAAATGATCCCACAAGAGATGTCCGGCTAGACTCAGTGGAATTTAACGGACGGACTATTAATAGTTTTGCAGTTGTCAACCAAGCCAAGATTTTACAAAACGATACTTACACTCTAGCTGATGGCAGTGTATTTGGCGTACTGCATTCAGGACGAGGCCCCAATACAATTAATGACAATCTAGTTACAGAAGGCCCTTCTAAACCTAACCCAACAGATCAAGATATTGTTAGCAGTTTAGGTAACTTAAATCTCAATAGTATTCTAGTGACACGAGAAAATGCTGATAAAGCCAGCATCGAAGTTGCTTTTGCCAATCCCGTAAATACATTTTTCTTTTGGGAGCGTGGTGGAAATCCCAGTGGTACAGTTGCGGGTGACAGTGATTTATTAGTTGAGGCTTTGGATGATAATAATGCAGTCATCGCTAGTTACAAAATTTTGAGGCAAAACTACACCAAAGCCGACTATAACATCAGTACAGTAGTGCAGCCGATTCTGAATAATGGCCCTTTTAATATTGGTTCTATCGGTATTACTTTGAATGGCATCACTACAAGAACACTACGATTAACTAGCTCTAATAATAATGGGTTAATTGCTGATGTTCCTAACGACAACGGGCCAGATTTCAAGGTGATAGCCGCCAATGTAGAGGCTGTTCCCGAACCTTCTGTAATTATGGGCGTGCTTCTAGCTGGCGGTTTAGCTACGCTTATCAAGCGCAAGAGAATCGTGACCGAGTAA
- a CDS encoding AIM24 family protein, which translates to MQYEVKILEPTDLWYLQNNINKETNKFYHPTKNIPFVQQVEIRLENSGVVIQKGALHRCVGKLTHGVYKTDNRLRDVWVSLMTEVDYNAPVYKGSGNVYLEPRGKGQFLHYTAIDISEQEQWEFDDGIFQFCSDNVILGTKKLKFRQMAGSSDGRWRIAIKALNGQRARVVTGTSAITKIIEIHRGETVIADYDFVKGFTSGIQEDYRKLGHFGKGGGEGYVWIYEGEGRLLVSENDGMGLG; encoded by the coding sequence ATGCAATATGAAGTCAAGATTTTAGAACCTACGGATTTATGGTACTTACAAAATAATATTAATAAAGAGACCAATAAATTCTATCATCCTACTAAAAATATTCCTTTTGTGCAGCAAGTTGAAATCAGACTGGAAAATTCTGGAGTAGTGATTCAAAAAGGTGCTTTACACAGATGTGTTGGTAAACTCACACATGGTGTTTACAAGACTGATAATCGTTTGAGAGATGTTTGGGTGTCTTTAATGACGGAGGTTGATTACAATGCTCCTGTCTATAAAGGTAGTGGTAATGTGTACCTGGAACCTAGAGGTAAAGGTCAATTTTTACATTACACAGCAATTGATATATCAGAACAAGAACAGTGGGAATTTGATGATGGCATATTCCAATTTTGTTCTGATAACGTGATTTTAGGAACTAAAAAATTAAAGTTTCGCCAAATGGCTGGTTCTAGTGATGGGCGATGGAGAATTGCCATTAAAGCCTTAAATGGTCAGCGCGCTAGAGTCGTCACAGGAACAAGTGCAATTACTAAGATTATTGAAATTCATAGAGGCGAAACTGTGATTGCTGACTATGATTTCGTCAAAGGATTCACTAGTGGAATTCAAGAAGACTATCGAAAATTAGGACATTTTGGTAAAGGTGGCGGCGAAGGTTATGTTTGGATTTATGAAGGTGAAGGTAGATTATTAGTGTCTGAAAACGACGGTATGGGACTCGGTTAA
- a CDS encoding ATP-binding cassette domain-containing protein — MTKLTGRIDDWPAISAKPANQVILATQELTRRFAQFTAVDTLNISVASGEVFGLLGPNGAGKSTVIKMLTTLLPPSAGRATLAGYDVSQQPNEVRRVIGYVPQALSADGSLTAYENLLIFAKLYDIPAQRRRQRIHEVLEFMDLQEAAHRLVRNYSGGMIRKLEIAQAILHRPPILFLDEPTVGLDPVARTQVWELVEQLRTDYGTTIFLTTHFLEEADSLCHRVVIMNRGKEIVTGSPTELKAAIGKPDATLDDVFIHYAGNQLVSGVSYREIARTRRNSQRLG, encoded by the coding sequence GTGACAAAACTAACAGGAAGAATAGACGATTGGCCTGCAATATCAGCTAAACCTGCCAATCAAGTCATTTTAGCCACCCAAGAACTGACACGCCGCTTTGCTCAATTTACGGCCGTTGATACCCTGAATATTTCCGTAGCTTCTGGTGAAGTCTTCGGCTTGCTGGGGCCAAATGGTGCAGGAAAAAGTACAGTCATTAAAATGTTGACGACTTTATTACCACCGAGTGCAGGACGCGCTACCCTGGCGGGGTACGATGTCAGTCAACAACCGAATGAAGTTAGAAGAGTAATTGGTTACGTACCGCAAGCATTATCAGCTGATGGTAGTCTCACAGCTTATGAGAATCTGTTGATATTTGCCAAACTATATGACATTCCCGCTCAACGAAGACGACAGCGCATTCACGAAGTTTTAGAATTCATGGATTTACAAGAAGCAGCCCATCGCTTAGTGAGAAACTATTCTGGCGGGATGATTCGCAAATTAGAAATAGCCCAAGCCATATTACACCGTCCGCCAATTTTGTTTTTAGATGAGCCAACAGTTGGACTAGATCCTGTGGCGCGCACTCAAGTTTGGGAATTAGTCGAACAACTACGCACTGACTACGGTACAACGATATTTTTAACTACTCACTTTCTCGAAGAAGCTGACAGTTTATGTCATCGCGTCGTCATTATGAACCGAGGTAAAGAGATTGTCACTGGTTCACCCACAGAATTAAAAGCCGCCATCGGTAAACCAGACGCAACTTTAGATGACGTGTTTATTCACTACGCAGGTAATCAATTAGTATCAGGAGTGAGCTACCGTGAAATCGCCAGAACCAGACGTAATAGCCAGAGATTGGGCTAA
- a CDS encoding ABC transporter permease → MKSPEPDVIARDWAKTRFTHPKNLFVAINRLFSKTLVVTELEVRKLRHDPSDLVIRAVQPALWLLIFGQVFNRTRVIPTGNLPYLEFITPGILAQSVLFVAIFTGGMTLIWERDLGILQKLLASPIPRAAMVLGKAIAASIRCFSQVIFIYGLAILLGVQLNLHPLAFIKVLLIVFLGAASFCVFSLIIGCLVKTRERFTGIGQLLTMPLFFASNAIYPVSLMPNWLKFISHINPLTYEVDALRDTMLVHGSSLYGFGTDFTILLFTLITLTIICAKLYPRVAM, encoded by the coding sequence GTGAAATCGCCAGAACCAGACGTAATAGCCAGAGATTGGGCTAAAACAAGATTTACTCACCCCAAAAATCTGTTTGTGGCTATCAACAGGCTATTTAGTAAAACCCTGGTAGTGACAGAACTGGAAGTCCGAAAACTCAGACATGACCCTAGTGATTTAGTCATTCGGGCTGTACAACCTGCTTTGTGGCTACTGATTTTTGGGCAAGTATTCAATCGTACTCGTGTCATTCCCACCGGAAATCTACCTTACCTAGAATTCATCACACCAGGAATTCTGGCACAGAGCGTGCTTTTTGTAGCTATTTTTACAGGGGGTATGACGCTGATTTGGGAACGGGATTTAGGAATTTTACAGAAACTTTTAGCTAGTCCCATACCCCGTGCAGCAATGGTTTTAGGTAAAGCGATCGCTGCTAGTATACGCTGCTTTTCCCAGGTGATTTTCATTTATGGGCTAGCTATTTTGCTGGGTGTACAACTAAATCTGCATCCCCTAGCTTTCATCAAAGTATTGTTGATTGTATTTTTAGGAGCTGCGAGCTTTTGTGTATTTTCACTGATTATTGGTTGTTTAGTGAAAACCAGAGAAAGATTTACAGGGATTGGGCAGTTATTAACTATGCCATTGTTTTTTGCCAGTAACGCCATTTATCCTGTATCACTCATGCCTAATTGGTTAAAATTCATCTCCCACATCAATCCTTTGACTTATGAGGTTGATGCCTTGCGGGATACGATGCTAGTCCACGGCTCAAGTCTTTACGGATTTGGTACAGACTTTACTATCCTCTTATTTACATTAATTACCTTAACTATCATCTGCGCCAAACTTTATCCACGGGTGGCGATGTAG
- a CDS encoding MFS transporter: MSSSKRNLLSNTDVASHDPFAALRFRDYRLFTIGRVLLFTGSQMQTVAIGWELYERTNSAMVLGGVGLAQVLPMIILTLIAGDVADRRDRKHTVLLSVILLVFCSLALGVVSYSRGAVSLVYLCLLLTGVARAFLKPASDALMWQLLPVSAYTNAATWNSSSFQLATVIGPALGGLAIAVWNSATGVYILAAIAGLLCFVLLWKVKPQKSTFHKEPISLQALSAGAKFVWQNQLILAAISLDLFAVLLGGATALLPIFAKDILRVGPVELGYLQAAPSIGALFMALVLAHIPPLRQAGKVLLWSVAGFGIVTIIFGLSRWFWLSLLMLVLSGALDSISVVIRHTLVQIRTPEHLRGRVAAINSVFISASNELGGFESGLAAALFGTVASVVGGGVGTILVVIATAMIWPEIRQLKTLEDYKE; this comes from the coding sequence ATGTCTTCAAGCAAACGAAACCTTCTATCTAATACTGATGTTGCATCGCACGATCCTTTCGCAGCCTTGAGATTTCGAGATTATCGCCTGTTTACCATAGGACGTGTGCTGTTATTTACAGGCTCACAAATGCAGACAGTAGCCATTGGCTGGGAACTTTATGAACGCACTAATTCAGCAATGGTGTTAGGTGGGGTAGGATTGGCGCAAGTCTTACCGATGATTATCTTAACTTTGATTGCTGGAGACGTTGCCGATCGCCGCGATCGCAAGCACACTGTTTTATTATCAGTAATTTTACTAGTGTTCTGCTCCTTGGCTTTAGGTGTTGTTTCCTATAGTCGAGGTGCGGTTTCCTTAGTTTACCTGTGCTTACTTTTAACTGGTGTGGCGCGAGCATTTTTAAAACCTGCTAGTGATGCGCTGATGTGGCAATTACTACCAGTGAGTGCCTATACCAATGCTGCAACTTGGAATAGTAGTAGCTTCCAACTAGCGACAGTCATAGGGCCAGCCTTGGGAGGATTGGCGATCGCAGTTTGGAATAGTGCAACAGGAGTGTATATACTAGCTGCGATCGCTGGACTTTTGTGTTTTGTTCTCCTCTGGAAAGTTAAACCCCAAAAGTCAACCTTTCACAAAGAACCGATATCACTACAAGCATTATCAGCCGGTGCTAAGTTTGTCTGGCAAAATCAGCTGATTTTAGCAGCCATCAGTCTAGATTTATTTGCAGTCTTACTCGGTGGTGCAACTGCACTACTACCCATCTTTGCTAAAGATATTTTGCGCGTCGGCCCTGTGGAACTAGGGTATCTACAAGCTGCGCCATCCATAGGTGCGCTGTTTATGGCTTTAGTTTTAGCCCATATACCTCCTCTACGCCAAGCCGGAAAAGTCCTACTTTGGTCAGTAGCAGGTTTTGGAATTGTCACCATTATCTTTGGGTTATCTCGGTGGTTTTGGCTATCACTGTTAATGCTGGTATTGAGTGGTGCGCTAGATAGCATTAGTGTAGTGATTCGCCACACCTTAGTACAGATTCGCACCCCCGAACATTTACGGGGTCGGGTTGCAGCAATTAATAGTGTATTTATCAGTGCTTCTAATGAGTTAGGCGGCTTTGAGTCAGGTTTAGCAGCAGCCTTATTTGGTACAGTGGCTTCTGTTGTGGGGGGTGGAGTCGGTACGATTTTAGTAGTGATTGCTACAGCTATGATTTGGCCAGAAATTCGCCAGTTGAAAACATTAGAAGACTACAAAGAGTAG
- a CDS encoding D-2-hydroxyacid dehydrogenase: MTSKKLILHAEIAAEIEPHLPSDTQIALVDSDGNLDRDAKDAEIYFSWFFLKPATLHRVLAAAPQLRWHHAPNAGVNHILTPTYLERNLILTNGAGSHAIPIAEFVITYILAHAKYLPELYNLQAQRHWQRGFAIQELTDATLLIIGAGGIGQAIAQRAKAFGMRVFGSRRHPQALPNFDKVVGADEWRVLLPEVDYLVIATPLTPQTKGLIDKTVLRSLPPHAYLINIARGAVVDEPALIQALTEGWIAGAALDTVIDEPLPSESPLWTVPNLFITPHCSGHSPNVKQRSIELFLDNFRRYQNGQPLKNVVDQHAGY, translated from the coding sequence ATGACTTCCAAAAAACTCATTTTACACGCAGAGATTGCTGCCGAAATTGAGCCGCATTTACCATCTGATACACAGATTGCACTTGTGGATAGTGATGGCAATCTTGACCGAGATGCGAAGGATGCAGAAATCTATTTTAGTTGGTTTTTCTTAAAGCCGGCTACTTTACACCGAGTTTTAGCCGCCGCACCTCAACTGCGTTGGCATCATGCACCAAACGCCGGTGTAAACCACATTTTAACCCCAACTTACTTAGAACGTAACCTCATCCTCACTAATGGCGCAGGATCTCATGCAATTCCGATCGCAGAGTTTGTGATTACATATATACTGGCTCATGCGAAATATTTGCCAGAACTCTATAATTTGCAAGCTCAACGCCATTGGCAAAGAGGCTTTGCTATTCAAGAACTGACTGATGCGACTTTACTAATTATCGGTGCAGGCGGTATCGGTCAAGCTATCGCCCAACGTGCCAAAGCCTTTGGAATGCGCGTTTTTGGTAGTCGTCGTCATCCCCAAGCACTACCAAATTTCGACAAAGTCGTAGGTGCAGATGAGTGGCGAGTGCTGTTACCAGAAGTAGACTATTTAGTCATTGCTACACCACTCACACCACAAACCAAAGGTCTGATTGATAAAACTGTACTGCGATCGCTACCTCCCCATGCGTATTTAATTAATATCGCCCGTGGTGCAGTCGTGGATGAGCCAGCTTTAATTCAAGCCCTCACAGAAGGTTGGATTGCTGGTGCAGCTTTAGATACAGTTATCGATGAACCTTTACCATCCGAAAGTCCTTTGTGGACTGTTCCCAACTTATTCATTACCCCTCATTGTTCTGGTCATTCCCCCAACGTCAAACAACGTTCCATAGAACTATTTCTCGATAATTTCAGACGTTATCAAAACGGTCAACCCTTAAAGAACGTTGTCGATCAACACGCCGGCTACTAA
- a CDS encoding Uma2 family endonuclease, with protein MSETTLAAPDIQLPPTQLELPYDDGVPMESARHKAQMDLLIDALIPWLEQREDGFVGGNMFVYYSLAQVRNKDFKGPDFFIALGVPKGERRSWVVWEEGKAPDVVIELLSASTASTDKNEKMLIYQNQMRVLEYFWYDPFNADDLAGFSLQKGVYLPIVKNNQNQLVSQSLQLGLQFWQGNYKGIDATWLRWANLQGELLPTPEEKERQRADNAQSQLRQTARNLLETGMTLEQVVKLTGLLASEIEQE; from the coding sequence ATGTCAGAAACTACCCTAGCTGCACCAGATATTCAACTCCCACCCACTCAACTAGAATTACCCTATGATGATGGTGTACCAATGGAAAGTGCGCGCCACAAAGCCCAAATGGACTTGTTAATTGATGCTTTAATTCCTTGGTTAGAACAACGGGAAGATGGGTTTGTCGGCGGTAATATGTTTGTTTATTACAGTCTGGCACAGGTACGCAACAAAGATTTTAAAGGGCCAGATTTTTTTATTGCGTTGGGAGTCCCCAAGGGAGAACGACGCAGTTGGGTAGTTTGGGAAGAAGGGAAAGCACCGGATGTAGTGATTGAGTTACTGTCAGCAAGCACAGCCTCAACAGATAAAAATGAGAAAATGCTGATTTATCAAAATCAAATGCGTGTATTGGAATATTTCTGGTATGACCCGTTTAATGCTGATGATTTAGCGGGGTTTTCCTTACAAAAAGGTGTGTACCTACCCATTGTCAAAAATAATCAAAATCAGTTAGTGAGTCAATCTTTACAGTTAGGATTACAATTTTGGCAGGGAAATTACAAAGGAATTGATGCAACTTGGTTGCGTTGGGCAAATTTGCAAGGAGAGTTACTGCCAACCCCTGAAGAAAAAGAACGTCAACGCGCAGACAATGCTCAATCACAGTTACGACAAACTGCACGTAACTTACTAGAAACGGGAATGACGCTAGAACAGGTAGTTAAGTTGACAGGCTTATTGGCATCGGAAATAGAACAAGAGTAA
- the ribBA gene encoding bifunctional 3,4-dihydroxy-2-butanone-4-phosphate synthase/GTP cyclohydrolase II yields the protein MFDSIDAALTDLKAGRAIVVVDDENRENEGDLICAAQFATPDMINFMAVEARGLICLAMTGDRLDELDLPLMVTNITDPNQTAFTVSIDASPHLGVSTGISADDRARTIQVTLNPATKPSDLRRPGHIFPLRARAGGVLKRAGHTEAAVDLARLAGLYPAGVICEIQNPDGSMARLQQLIEYAQHHNLKIISIADLISYRLKHDRLVYREVVTRLPSQFGQFDIYAYRHTLDNTEHVAIVKGDPANFQDEPVMVRMHSECLTGDALGSLRCDCRMQLQAALNMIEKAGQGVVVYLRQEGRGIGLINKLKAYSLQDMGLDTVEANERLGFPADLRDYGMGAQMLMDLGVKKIRLITNNPRKIAGVKGYGLEVVDRVPLLIESNDYNSYYLATKAKKLGHMLLQTYLVTVAIHWQDDPQLVTKRYERLEKLRHLVRSYDLLLQEEARPLAIALFDEPSLTVHLGFDQPTVATNDWYQQAGHPYLQAILQILDNLAAIPYIQKLEFLISAGSDPLTNLQIQLDRQAIPDGELPSTVGDRLETQKIYSFTKTVGG from the coding sequence ATGTTTGATTCTATTGATGCTGCCTTGACAGACCTCAAGGCTGGCCGCGCCATTGTCGTGGTAGATGATGAAAATCGAGAAAATGAAGGCGATTTAATTTGTGCAGCGCAATTTGCCACCCCTGACATGATTAATTTTATGGCGGTGGAAGCCAGAGGGTTAATCTGTTTGGCAATGACAGGCGATCGCCTGGATGAACTGGATTTACCATTAATGGTGACAAACATCACAGACCCTAACCAAACGGCTTTTACCGTCAGTATTGATGCCAGTCCCCATTTAGGTGTATCTACTGGTATCTCTGCCGACGACCGCGCCCGTACCATCCAGGTGACTCTGAACCCAGCCACCAAACCTTCAGATTTACGTCGTCCTGGGCATATTTTCCCCTTAAGGGCGAGGGCTGGCGGTGTTCTCAAGCGTGCCGGACATACGGAGGCGGCTGTAGATTTGGCACGATTAGCCGGATTATATCCAGCAGGGGTAATTTGCGAGATTCAAAACCCCGATGGTTCAATGGCTAGGTTACAGCAGTTGATCGAATACGCCCAACACCATAACCTGAAAATTATTAGCATTGCCGATTTAATTAGTTATCGCCTCAAACACGATCGCTTGGTATACCGCGAAGTGGTAACTCGCCTACCTAGTCAATTTGGTCAGTTTGACATTTACGCCTATCGCCACACTTTGGATAACACAGAACACGTTGCCATTGTCAAAGGCGATCCCGCTAACTTTCAAGATGAGCCTGTAATGGTGCGAATGCACTCTGAATGTCTCACAGGTGACGCGTTGGGTTCTTTGCGGTGTGATTGTCGGATGCAGTTACAAGCCGCTTTGAACATGATTGAAAAAGCAGGTCAAGGTGTGGTGGTTTACCTGCGTCAAGAAGGACGCGGAATTGGCTTGATTAACAAGCTCAAAGCCTACTCCTTACAAGATATGGGACTGGATACCGTAGAAGCAAATGAGCGTTTAGGATTCCCCGCCGATTTGCGTGACTATGGAATGGGGGCGCAAATGCTGATGGATTTGGGTGTGAAAAAAATTCGCCTGATTACCAATAATCCCCGTAAAATTGCTGGGGTGAAAGGTTATGGCTTGGAAGTTGTAGATCGCGTGCCATTGTTAATTGAAAGTAACGACTACAATTCTTATTACTTGGCGACTAAAGCGAAAAAACTTGGTCATATGCTGCTACAGACCTATTTGGTGACAGTAGCAATTCACTGGCAAGATGACCCGCAATTAGTCACAAAACGCTACGAACGCCTAGAGAAATTACGGCATTTAGTCAGAAGCTATGACTTATTGTTGCAGGAAGAAGCCCGTCCCTTAGCGATCGCATTATTCGATGAACCATCATTAACAGTACATTTGGGTTTTGACCAACCAACAGTCGCCACTAACGACTGGTATCAACAAGCTGGTCATCCCTATCTACAAGCCATTTTGCAAATTTTGGACAACTTAGCCGCCATACCTTATATTCAAAAACTAGAATTTTTGATTTCTGCTGGTAGTGATCCTCTCACTAACTTGCAAATCCAGCTAGATAGACAAGCAATACCAGATGGGGAGTTACCATCTACGGTGGGCGATCGCTTGGAAACACAGAAAATATATAGTTTTACTAAGACAGTCGGTGGGTAA
- a CDS encoding peptidoglycan recognition family protein yields MRFNDWATRVILISLVFIALSVTILIGEARNLKTETTASPPDAIAWSQYPPAKLQSHPLPVAKSQNLLQSPTKPQQSPPKYETTAAFAKYKPRYLVVAVDPSNYGARYTTDVNGVPVNNQPIIVIHETSNSASSAVNFFQTPHEDENVQASYHAIVALDGTVIYLVPPEYRAFGAGNSVFVGADGEETVQTNANLPPSVNNFAYHVSLETPPDGRGNNFLTAHSGYTDAQYHALAWLIAQSQVPGDRITTHKGVDRSGQRVDPLSFDFDKFMTLLDTYRQVSPVYRTTNQTSDNPT; encoded by the coding sequence ATGCGGTTTAATGACTGGGCAACCAGGGTGATATTAATTTCTCTAGTATTTATAGCTTTGAGCGTCACTATATTAATTGGAGAAGCCAGAAACCTCAAAACAGAAACCACAGCATCACCACCGGATGCGATCGCCTGGAGTCAATACCCTCCAGCCAAGTTACAATCTCATCCCCTACCCGTAGCAAAATCGCAAAATCTGCTCCAATCTCCTACAAAACCTCAACAAAGTCCACCTAAATACGAAACTACAGCCGCTTTTGCCAAATACAAACCCAGATATCTAGTTGTAGCCGTAGATCCTAGTAACTACGGCGCAAGATACACTACAGATGTCAATGGCGTACCAGTCAACAATCAACCGATCATCGTCATTCATGAAACGAGTAATAGTGCATCGAGTGCGGTGAATTTCTTCCAAACACCCCATGAAGATGAAAATGTGCAAGCAAGTTATCATGCGATCGTCGCCTTAGATGGGACTGTGATTTATCTTGTACCGCCTGAATATCGCGCTTTTGGTGCAGGTAACTCGGTGTTTGTGGGTGCAGATGGGGAAGAGACTGTGCAAACTAACGCCAATTTACCCCCCTCCGTCAATAATTTTGCTTATCATGTTTCTTTAGAAACACCCCCAGACGGACGTGGAAATAATTTTTTAACTGCTCACAGTGGTTACACAGATGCCCAATATCATGCTTTAGCGTGGTTAATAGCTCAAAGTCAAGTTCCAGGCGATCGCATTACCACCCACAAAGGCGTAGACCGTTCAGGACAACGAGTTGACCCCTTAAGCTTTGACTTTGATAAGTTTATGACTTTACTAGATACCTATCGTCAAGTCAGTCCAGTTTATCGGACAACGAATCAAACTAGTGATAACCCTACGTAA
- a CDS encoding dienelactone hydrolase family protein, which produces MTNTEIRTAYVQIPNADLQIDAYLAQPAREGVFPAVIVVQEIFGVNIHIREVAEKFAQEGYVAIAPSLFQRVAPGFEAGYNPEDIQKGRGYKDKTTATEILSDIQAAIAYLKSLPNVQADAIGSIGFCFGGHVVYLAATLPDIKVTASFYGGGITTSTPGGGEPTLTLTPEIKRPIYLFFGLEDQGIPLEHTQQIEAELQKYQIPHAVYRYPDAGHGFFCNHRASYNPEAATDAWQKVQELFANYLQLQTV; this is translated from the coding sequence GTGACAAATACAGAAATTCGCACTGCTTACGTGCAGATTCCCAATGCAGATTTACAAATAGACGCGTATTTAGCCCAACCAGCTAGAGAAGGGGTTTTTCCGGCGGTGATTGTGGTGCAGGAAATCTTTGGTGTGAATATTCACATTCGGGAAGTAGCCGAAAAATTTGCTCAAGAGGGATATGTAGCGATCGCACCATCACTTTTTCAACGTGTTGCACCTGGATTTGAAGCTGGATATAACCCCGAAGATATCCAAAAAGGTCGAGGATATAAAGACAAGACTACAGCCACAGAAATCTTGAGCGATATTCAGGCGGCGATCGCTTATTTAAAAAGCTTACCCAATGTCCAAGCAGATGCCATTGGCTCGATTGGTTTTTGCTTTGGTGGTCATGTGGTTTATTTAGCAGCCACCTTACCGGATATCAAAGTTACAGCCTCTTTTTATGGTGGTGGTATTACCACTTCTACTCCCGGCGGTGGAGAACCTACTCTTACTCTCACTCCTGAAATTAAACGACCGATTTACCTATTCTTTGGCTTAGAAGACCAAGGTATTCCTTTAGAGCATACACAACAAATTGAGGCTGAATTGCAAAAATATCAAATTCCTCATGCTGTTTATCGTTATCCCGATGCAGGACATGGTTTTTTCTGCAATCACCGCGCCAGCTACAATCCCGAAGCTGCTACTGATGCTTGGCAAAAAGTTCAAGAACTGTTTGCAAACTATCTACAACTCCAGACAGTTTAA